The sequence TTTAAAATACATACCCCAATTTTTATCGCCAGTCAGCACATCTTTCACATTCATAGTGCGATAATTAACCGAACCACCTAAAGCATTAGCACCAGAATTAAATGAATCTGAACCTCGTACCAAATCAATTGTACCCATTAACTCTGGGTCAATCGTTAAGCGTGATTGATTTAAGTTACCATACCGTGTATAAAGTGAATTTTCCTCATAATCTGGTGTTGCAATACCATCAACAGCTACATTAACACGATTGCCTTCCACCCCTCGCATAGCAAAACCTTTTTGATGACGACCATTATCTACAATACCGACATCAGTTGTATAACGCACCAAATCCTGATTATTACCGATCATTTCTGTTTGAATATTTTCACGTTTTTTCTGTACAACATTTACTTTAGGTTGCTCATCTGCTGTTGCTTGTACTTCAATGGTTGGCAACACTTCTTCAGCTTCGACATTTTGTTGCCCATAAGACATCGCTGACATTAAACTCGCAACACAAACGGCTAATAACTGCCGATAAAATTTAGGTTTCATTCTATTTTTTCCAATATTAAAAATGATTGGAAATGATAAATATTATTATTAAAGTTGTCAATAGTGTTTAATTGTGTTTTATCTAGCTAAGGCTTTGAATTATGATAATAATTTCAATACAAAAAGAATGGTTTTAAATGCAATATTATCGTCCCTGATTTACTGTTTTTTCACGACATTGATAATATAATAGTTCTGATTTTCTCGATTAAAAAATACAAACTCATCATTATCCTTCGTCTTTTCTGCCATAATATAACTGTTTTCACTATTGGTTGATAATATATAATAATATTTATCATTAAGTTGCATATAGTCATAAGTTACACGTAAATCCGCACGCAAATAACCAATACTCAATGCTAACATACTAAAATAAACAAAAATAAATAAATTAAATATCCAAAAATGTTGTTGCTTCAGCATCATTCTAAAATCCATTTTAAAGGAGATATTATTCCATTTTTGATGAAACATCCACACACAAAAACTGCTAATTAATATGTAAATAATCGCTAAATATACGGGAATAGCACCAATAAATAGATAAAAAGTAAGCAATACAGGAATAGTAAAAACAGAAACTAAAACAATAACACGCAACCAGCCAATTTGTTGAAAATATTGATTTTTGGAAATTTTATTTAAAAAGGCATAACCGAGTAAATAACATAAAAATAATACAAGAGATGTTACAAAAACATAAGCTAGGCTTCTTGCCATACTCGCATTACCGATTTCTACATGCCACCAAGGATAACCATAAGCCACAGCCTGTCCCCAACCATAACAGTATGCTGTTGAAAAGCTAATGATTGTTAAAAATGCAATAGAAATTGAAGACTGGATAAAATGATGAATTGTATTACTCATCGCACTTTTTTTGACTTTCACCCCTATCTAACTAAGACTAAAGTATTATACAGCAAAATTGATAAAATTAATATATCTTTAATGATTTTATTGTACTTAAATATACACAGACCAATCATATAAAATATAATAAGATATTGAATTTTTAATGAATTATTATTTTCTATATTTAATAATATTTCAATAAAATCAATAAGTTAAACCACTAATACGATTACTCTATAAATACACGCTTGACGAAAACACAAAATGTGCTATTATGCTAGATTATGGGGATATAGCTCAGTTGGTAGAGCACTTGCATGGCATGTAAGGGGTCAGCGGTTCGAACCCGCTTATCTCCACCAAAATACTCAATACAATACAACCAAAATAAAACGCACAGCTCTCTGTGCGTTTTTCTTTCTTTATTTAGGATATGCTCTAAATAACTGCCAAGTAGCTATGGTTGCCAATATACCAAAAAATAACAACGACCAAAATGGCAACGACTGTCCTAAAAACGTCCAATCAATTACCGCACATTCACCTGAGCCAGTCAAAACCTGCTCCATTACTTTTAATAAAGGAAAAGTTTCCATCATATATTCTAAACCAGCACCACAACTTGGTACTTTATCAGGTGGTAAATGTTGCAACCATACATGACGACCTGCTACACCAACCGACCATAAAATACTGAGCCATGCCAATAAACTATAACCACGTCTAAATAAAAAGGTCTTAGGATTATGCACCAATGCCATCAATGAGAATAAACCCATTGCCATCAAGCCAACACGCTGAAATACACACAATGGACATGGTTCAAGTCCTACACCATGTTGCAAATATAGAGCAAAACTCATACCAACAATACTGCCTAAAAATAATAAAGCATGAATTTGTCGATAACTTAAGCCTATGATGCGGTTAAAAATATCTTTCATAATAACTCTAATTAGCGATATTGCTGTAAATATTGCATAAAATCAATATCTTGCTGTTGTTCTAATTGCTGTTGCTGGCTTAAAGATTGTTGTGCAAGTTGTTGATAATAAGCAACTTTATCATCATCAAGTTGTATAGATTGATAGAATTGTTGATGTTGTTGTGCCAAATACTCACCTAATTTCCATGTACTACCATGTTGCTCAATATCCGCTAATAAACGTGCTGATAAAGTCTGTTCAGGCTGTTCTACACGTATTTGCATGGTTTTAATTGCTTGATGGTACAAACGATCATTCATTGCTTGGTCAAGGTTGTGTGCATACTGTTCCATTTGTTGCAGATGATTCATCGCCCAATCTTTAAATAATACTTCACCTGTTAAATGATGAATTTTTAACTGTGCATTACGACCATCATTTACCATATTTTGTTGATTTAAATCAATCAGCTCTTGCTCTTCAGCTGTAATGATGGGACTATCAATCATCAAACAATATAATGCCAATGTTTCTAAGAAACCTGCTGTGGTACTATCAATCCCAATTGGATTATAAGGATTAATATCCACCGCACGCAATTCCACATACGCCACACCACGATTTGCCAGTGCTTGTGATGGTGTTTCCCCTGCTTGTGGAATTTGTTTCGGGCGAATCAAGCTGTAATATTCATTTTCAATTTGCAGAATATGGTCATTCATTTGTGTCGGTTCACCCTGTTCATCACTTAAACCTAATTCAGCAAATGGAGCAAATTTTGTATGTACCGCAGCTTGTAAGCCCTTTAAATAGCCTGTCAAATCATTATAATGAATGCCTAGACTTTTTTGTGCGGTATTTTGATAGCCCAAATTGCCCATGCGTAATGCTGTCGCATTTGGTAAATAATACGAACCTTTGACAAATGGCTGTAAATGATGCTGGCGACCTGTTAAAAAACAAGCACATACCGCAGGGCTTGCCCCAATGGTATACATCACTAATGGAATCAAACGGATAAAATTACGGATTAACCCAAAATAACGATGGCTACGATAATCTTGTAATGATAATGCTTTGAGTTGGCTATCTTGTTCATTTTGTTGTAAATATTCAAATAAGCTATCGGGAAATGATAAATTATAATGCACACCTGCAATGGTCTGCATACGGCGACCATAACGCACACCCAAACCACGGCGATATAATGTTTTTAAACGTCCAATATTCGATGTTCCATAATATGCTAATGGAATTTGTTCATCATTACTATCAAGCATACATGGCATCGACATTGACCACATTTTTTCGCCTTCGGGTAAATTTTGATTGCTAATATGATGAATTTCATTCAATTCAGCTAATACATCATGAATATTTTTTTTAGGCGAACTAATAAATTCAAGCAATGCTTCAGAATAATCTGTGGTAATTTTTGCATGGGTTAAAGCACTACCCAATCCCTGTGGATGTGGAGTTTGAGCCAAAAAACCATCATTTTGCATACGCAAGGTTTCTCGCTCTATGCCACGTTGCATGGCTTGTAATAATGTATGTGGTATAGCTGTAAATGTTGTGCTTAAATTACTCATATCATATTCACAAATATTTATTTTATCAGATAACACATTTTAGCATGAAACAAATGAAAATCATGTTTTTTCTTGTCAGTGTTTAGCAAAATTAACTATAAGCTATTGCATTTGTTTCACAAATCATGGTTTGCAATTTTTTCTGCCAATATTTTTGCATCGCTTGATGCTGCTGAGCTTGAGCACTTTCAAATAAAAGTTGATAAATTTCAATATGTTGATAATGTGATAATGGTTTGAGAATTTGTTGTGTAATAATAGCAAACTTCTTATCTTGTGTACATTCAAAATACATCATATAGACTTTAGCCAAACAAATCGATAAATCCAAATACAGATTTAAATCAATATCATCAAATTCTAAACGTGCTTGCTCTAATATTGCTAACGCTTGTTGTAAAAAATAAATTTGCTCGGCTTTCTGCTTACTCAAAGCCATTAATTGTAAACGTAATTGTCCCCGTTGCAATGCCAATTCAGGACTATTTTGCTGTAGAAATTGCTGGTCTGTTTCGCCTAATTGTGTGATTAGATATGAACTTGTCATCATAAATTCTTGCGGTTATCTCATTCTATACAACAAATACAGGAAAGTTTGAACTCATCATTTTTACTTTCCAAACATTTTTCCATTATGGAAAGTGTACTACAAATTGTCAAGATGTTTCTATTGCCTAATTTTGATATAATGCTCTTAATTTTCAGCAAAAATTTAAACTTATGCACGACAAAATCATCAAATCTATCGCCAAAAAAATTTTAACACCTTATGGATTTTTTTCAGAACAAAGAATTTTTGCTGATAAAATGACAAACCTGCTATAATACTTAAAATACTCAATTTGGGAGATAAATTATGTTAATTGATATCGCTTT comes from Moraxella sp. ZY210820 and encodes:
- a CDS encoding disulfide bond formation protein B; translated protein: MGLSYRQIHALLFLGSIVGMSFALYLQHGVGLEPCPLCVFQRVGLMAMGLFSLMALVHNPKTFLFRRGYSLLAWLSILWSVGVAGRHVWLQHLPPDKVPSCGAGLEYMMETFPLLKVMEQVLTGSGECAVIDWTFLGQSLPFWSLLFFGILATIATWQLFRAYPK
- the gshA gene encoding glutamate--cysteine ligase, with translation MSNLSTTFTAIPHTLLQAMQRGIERETLRMQNDGFLAQTPHPQGLGSALTHAKITTDYSEALLEFISSPKKNIHDVLAELNEIHHISNQNLPEGEKMWSMSMPCMLDSNDEQIPLAYYGTSNIGRLKTLYRRGLGVRYGRRMQTIAGVHYNLSFPDSLFEYLQQNEQDSQLKALSLQDYRSHRYFGLIRNFIRLIPLVMYTIGASPAVCACFLTGRQHHLQPFVKGSYYLPNATALRMGNLGYQNTAQKSLGIHYNDLTGYLKGLQAAVHTKFAPFAELGLSDEQGEPTQMNDHILQIENEYYSLIRPKQIPQAGETPSQALANRGVAYVELRAVDINPYNPIGIDSTTAGFLETLALYCLMIDSPIITAEEQELIDLNQQNMVNDGRNAQLKIHHLTGEVLFKDWAMNHLQQMEQYAHNLDQAMNDRLYHQAIKTMQIRVEQPEQTLSARLLADIEQHGSTWKLGEYLAQQHQQFYQSIQLDDDKVAYYQQLAQQSLSQQQQLEQQQDIDFMQYLQQYR